In Isoptericola jiangsuensis, the following proteins share a genomic window:
- a CDS encoding DNA gyrase/topoisomerase IV subunit A, with the protein MARTKPAPVADEPFDEKIVDIDVAQEMETSFLEYAYSVIYSRALPDARDGLKPVQRRILYMMADMGLRPDRPYVKSSRVVGEVMGKLHPHGDAAIYDALVRLAQDFSLRLPLVDGHGNFGSLDDGPAAPRYTEARLAAPSTVMTAGLDEDVVEFVPNYDNKLTQPEVLPAAIPNLLVNGASGIAVGMATNMPPHNLVEVVAAARHLLDNPAATLEDVMRFVPGPDLPSGGKIVGLDGVRDAYRTGRGTFRTRATARVENVTPRRKGIVVTELPYTVGPEKVIEKIADGVKAKKIQGVVNVQDLTDRAHGLRVVVEVKTGFDPDAVLEQLYRATPLEDSFGINNVALVEGQPRTLGLLELLRVWVDHRIDVVRRRSTYRLGKRKDRLHLVEGLLVAILDIDEVIQVIRSSDDASAARERLRSVFDLSEPQATYILDLQLRRLTKFSRIELESEKSELEAEIAALEAILADEARLRGVVSDEMADVAATYGTPRRTVLLDSAGGTASSQATVPARGRNAPAIDLEIKDSPTRVLLSATGLLARTSGEGAEAPVERAGRRHAHDALLGDVGTSTRSEVGLVTTTGRLHKLSVLELPALPATDGPPSLSGGVPVREMVTLEAGEEPVAVVSLAEDAPTLALGTRQGVVKRVAAGDAPKNGDVWEVVALKDGDAVVGAAPAGEGDELVFVASDASLLHFDASAVRPQGRAAAGMAGIRLGAGQQVVFFGVARAATRDLHTVVTLAGASGALPGTGGGSVKVTPYELYPGKGRGTGGVRAHRFLKGEDAIVLAWVGEGPARAVGSGGQPVDLPEDNLRRDGSGVPLAGPVAAIG; encoded by the coding sequence ATGGCGCGCACGAAGCCCGCACCCGTCGCCGACGAGCCGTTCGACGAGAAGATCGTCGACATCGACGTCGCGCAGGAGATGGAGACGTCGTTCCTCGAGTACGCGTACTCCGTCATCTACTCGCGTGCGCTGCCCGACGCCCGGGACGGCCTCAAGCCCGTCCAGCGCCGGATCCTCTACATGATGGCCGACATGGGCCTGCGCCCCGACCGGCCCTACGTGAAGTCGTCCCGCGTGGTCGGCGAGGTGATGGGCAAGCTGCACCCGCACGGCGACGCCGCCATCTACGACGCGCTCGTGCGGCTCGCCCAGGACTTCTCCCTGCGCCTGCCGCTGGTGGACGGGCACGGCAACTTCGGCTCGCTCGACGACGGCCCCGCCGCCCCCCGGTACACCGAGGCCCGGCTCGCCGCGCCGTCGACCGTCATGACGGCCGGCCTCGACGAGGACGTCGTCGAGTTCGTCCCGAACTACGACAACAAGCTCACCCAGCCCGAGGTGCTTCCCGCCGCCATCCCGAACCTGCTCGTCAACGGGGCGTCCGGCATCGCGGTGGGCATGGCCACGAACATGCCGCCGCACAACCTCGTCGAGGTCGTCGCCGCGGCCCGGCACCTGCTCGACAACCCGGCCGCGACGCTCGAGGACGTCATGCGGTTCGTCCCCGGTCCCGACCTGCCCAGCGGCGGCAAGATCGTCGGCCTCGACGGCGTGCGCGACGCCTACCGCACGGGCCGCGGCACGTTCCGCACCCGCGCCACCGCGCGCGTGGAGAACGTCACCCCGCGCCGCAAGGGCATCGTCGTGACCGAGCTGCCGTACACGGTCGGCCCGGAGAAGGTCATCGAGAAGATCGCCGACGGCGTCAAGGCGAAGAAGATCCAGGGCGTCGTCAACGTGCAGGACCTCACCGACCGCGCCCACGGGCTGCGCGTCGTCGTCGAGGTCAAGACGGGGTTCGACCCCGACGCCGTGCTGGAGCAGCTCTACCGCGCCACACCGCTCGAGGACTCGTTCGGCATCAACAACGTCGCGCTCGTGGAGGGGCAGCCCCGGACCCTGGGCCTGCTGGAGCTGCTGCGCGTGTGGGTGGACCACCGCATCGACGTCGTGCGCCGCCGGTCCACGTACCGGCTCGGCAAGCGCAAGGACCGCCTGCACCTCGTCGAGGGTCTGCTGGTGGCGATCCTCGACATCGACGAGGTCATCCAGGTCATCCGGTCCTCGGACGACGCCTCCGCCGCGCGCGAGCGCCTGCGGTCCGTGTTCGACCTGTCCGAGCCGCAGGCCACGTACATCCTGGACCTGCAGCTGCGCCGCCTGACGAAGTTCTCGCGCATCGAGCTGGAGTCGGAGAAGTCCGAGCTCGAGGCCGAGATCGCCGCGCTGGAGGCGATCCTCGCGGACGAGGCACGCCTGCGCGGCGTGGTGTCCGACGAGATGGCCGACGTCGCGGCGACGTACGGCACGCCGCGTCGCACCGTCCTGCTGGACTCCGCCGGCGGCACCGCGTCGTCGCAGGCGACGGTCCCCGCACGGGGCCGCAACGCGCCCGCGATCGACCTGGAGATCAAGGACTCCCCCACGCGGGTCCTGCTGTCCGCGACCGGGCTGCTGGCCCGCACGTCGGGCGAGGGCGCCGAGGCGCCGGTCGAGCGGGCGGGACGGCGCCACGCGCACGACGCGCTGCTCGGCGACGTCGGCACGTCGACGCGCTCCGAGGTGGGCCTCGTCACGACCACGGGCAGGCTGCACAAGCTGTCCGTGCTCGAGCTGCCCGCGCTGCCCGCCACCGACGGGCCGCCGTCGCTGTCCGGCGGCGTCCCGGTGCGCGAGATGGTCACGCTGGAGGCCGGTGAGGAGCCCGTGGCCGTGGTGTCGCTCGCCGAGGACGCCCCCACGCTGGCGCTCGGCACCCGCCAGGGCGTGGTCAAGCGCGTCGCCGCCGGGGACGCCCCGAAGAACGGTGACGTGTGGGAGGTCGTGGCCCTCAAGGACGGCGACGCCGTCGTGGGTGCCGCACCGGCGGGCGAGGGCGACGAGCTGGTGTTCGTGGCGTCCGACGCGAGCCTGCTGCACTTCGACGCCTCCGCGGTGCGTCCGCAGGGTCGGGCCGCGGCCGGGATGGCCGGCATCCGCCTCGGCGCGGGCCAGCAGGTCGTGTTCTTCGGCGTGGCGCGGGCCGCGACGCGCGACCTGCACACCGTCGTCACGCTCGCCGGGGCCTCCGGGGCGCTGCCCGGCACGGGCGGCGGGTCGGTCAAGGTCACGCCGTACGAGCTCTACCCCGGCAAGGGCCGCGGCACCGGCGGCGTGCGCGCGCACCGGTTCCTCAAGGGCGAGGACGCGATCGTCCTGGCCTGGGTGGGCGAGGGCCCGGCCCGCGCGGTCGGGTCCGGCGGCCAGCCCGTCGACCTGCCGGAGGACAACCTGCGCCGCGACGGCTCGGGCGTGCCGCTGGCGGGTCCGGTCGCCGCGATCGGCTGA
- a CDS encoding FitA-like ribbon-helix-helix domain-containing protein — protein MSTLQVRDVPDDVKQILKVRAAAAGQSLSEYVLHELQELTGRPTLAELSARIEARGTYAPTRSAADVLADERAARR, from the coding sequence ATGTCCACGCTCCAGGTGAGGGACGTCCCCGACGACGTCAAGCAGATCCTCAAGGTCAGGGCGGCCGCGGCCGGTCAGAGCCTCTCGGAGTACGTGCTCCACGAGCTCCAGGAGCTCACCGGCCGCCCGACCCTGGCCGAGCTGAGCGCACGGATCGAGGCGCGAGGAACCTACGCCCCGACGCGGAGCGCCGCCGACGTGCTCGCCGACGAGCGGGCCGCTCGCCGGTGA
- a CDS encoding type II toxin-antitoxin system VapC family toxin has product MTLVLDASVLAEFLVGSPAGREAARRVGGGGSLHLPHLAVVEVTSVLRGWVAGGHVPAQRAEGALEDLAALRADRWPIEPLLGRVWELRANLTVYDATYVALAESLGATLLTADRRLGRAADQLGRCPVELIDASTGR; this is encoded by the coding sequence GTGACGCTCGTCCTCGACGCGTCCGTCCTCGCCGAGTTTCTCGTCGGCAGCCCTGCCGGCCGGGAGGCCGCGCGACGGGTCGGTGGGGGTGGCTCGCTGCACCTGCCCCACCTCGCCGTCGTCGAGGTGACGTCCGTGCTGCGCGGATGGGTCGCGGGAGGTCACGTCCCCGCCCAGCGCGCGGAGGGCGCGCTCGAGGATCTCGCCGCGCTGCGCGCCGACCGGTGGCCGATCGAGCCGCTGCTGGGGCGCGTCTGGGAGCTCCGGGCGAACCTGACCGTCTATGACGCGACCTACGTCGCCCTGGCGGAGTCGCTCGGCGCCACCCTCCTCACGGCGGACCGGCGCCTCGGACGGGCGGCCGATCAGCTCGGCCGCTGCCCGGTCGAGCTGATCGACGCCTCGACCGGTCGGTGA
- a CDS encoding alpha/beta fold hydrolase codes for MDVILVPGFWLNASAWDAVTPPLVAAGHTVHPLTLPGMASGDDDRSGVTLADHVAAVVEQIDALPADAEVALVGHSAGGGLVYAASDARPGRVARVVYVDSGPFADGQAVDADLPADVVDHDLPDWADLDDQSLVGLTDELRRQFRERAVPQPGATVREPHRLSDDLSRLDVPTTVVASEMPSDVLRGLMAQGHPYVAELSRHHDYEIVDLPTGHWPMFTRPTDLGDAIAAALAPRTGEG; via the coding sequence ATGGATGTCATCCTCGTACCGGGCTTCTGGTTGAACGCGTCCGCCTGGGACGCCGTCACCCCGCCGCTGGTCGCGGCCGGGCACACCGTGCACCCCCTCACCCTGCCGGGCATGGCCTCGGGCGACGACGACCGCTCCGGCGTCACGCTCGCCGACCACGTCGCCGCCGTCGTGGAGCAGATCGACGCGCTGCCCGCGGACGCCGAGGTCGCCCTCGTCGGTCACTCCGCCGGCGGCGGGCTGGTCTACGCGGCCTCCGACGCACGCCCGGGCCGCGTGGCCCGGGTCGTGTACGTCGACTCCGGCCCGTTCGCCGACGGTCAGGCGGTGGACGCGGACCTGCCCGCCGACGTCGTCGACCACGACCTGCCGGACTGGGCGGACCTCGACGACCAGTCGCTGGTCGGGCTCACCGACGAGCTCCGCCGGCAGTTCCGGGAGCGGGCCGTGCCGCAGCCGGGCGCGACGGTCCGCGAGCCGCACCGGCTCTCCGACGACCTGTCCCGCCTCGACGTCCCGACGACCGTCGTCGCCTCGGAGATGCCGTCCGACGTGCTGCGCGGCCTCATGGCGCAGGGCCACCCGTACGTCGCCGAGCTGTCCCGGCACCACGACTACGAGATCGTCGACCTGCCGACCGGGCACTGGCCGATGTTCACTCGCCCGACCGATCTGGGAGACGCGATCGCCGCGGCGCTCGCCCCTCGTACCGGCGAGGGGTGA
- a CDS encoding GNAT family N-acetyltransferase — MTTYEFSADTDRIDTDWVHAILSTQYWALGRSRAVQDAAVAGSRSYGVYTDDGTQVAYARAVTDGATFAWVADVVVHPDHRRQGLGTLLVDGVMADLAGVRRVLLKASPEGHDLYRKAGFDDLDEPGAWLLRTLS, encoded by the coding sequence GTGACGACGTACGAGTTCTCCGCGGACACGGACCGGATCGACACCGACTGGGTGCACGCGATCCTGTCGACCCAGTACTGGGCGTTGGGTCGCTCCCGCGCCGTGCAGGACGCCGCGGTGGCGGGGTCGCGCAGCTACGGGGTGTACACCGACGACGGCACGCAGGTGGCCTACGCCCGCGCGGTGACGGACGGCGCGACGTTCGCGTGGGTCGCCGACGTCGTCGTCCACCCGGACCACCGCCGCCAGGGGCTCGGCACGCTGCTGGTGGACGGTGTCATGGCGGACCTGGCGGGCGTGCGCCGCGTGCTGCTCAAGGCGTCGCCCGAGGGCCACGACCTCTACCGCAAGGCCGGGTTCGACGACCTCGACGAGCCGGGGGCGTGGCTCCTGCGCACGCTCTCCTGA
- a CDS encoding TIGR00266 family protein, producing MDVTVTAGPSFAMGTVALPPGGSVRVEAGAMAMTRGDVRMETSTRGGFMKGLRRSLGGESFFVNDFHSDTGGQVGVAAVLPGDMTKVALDGATALLVQSGSWTASDPAIDVDSKWGGGKSFFSGEGLILLRCSGRGDLLMSSYGAIVATELAPGETLTLDTGHVVAFDETVQYAVRKAGSWKSTLLGGEGLVTDFQGPGRVWLQTRSTADLVGWIRRVNPQSSGS from the coding sequence ATGGACGTCACCGTCACCGCCGGCCCGTCGTTCGCCATGGGGACCGTCGCGCTCCCGCCCGGCGGCTCCGTGCGGGTCGAGGCCGGGGCGATGGCCATGACCCGCGGCGACGTCCGGATGGAGACGTCCACCCGGGGCGGCTTCATGAAGGGGCTGCGGCGCAGCCTCGGCGGCGAGAGCTTCTTCGTCAACGACTTCCACTCCGACACCGGCGGGCAGGTAGGCGTCGCCGCGGTGCTGCCGGGCGACATGACCAAGGTCGCCCTGGACGGCGCGACGGCGCTGCTCGTGCAGTCCGGGTCCTGGACCGCGTCCGACCCCGCGATCGACGTCGACTCGAAGTGGGGCGGCGGCAAGTCGTTCTTCAGCGGCGAGGGGCTCATCCTGCTGCGGTGCAGCGGGCGCGGCGACCTGCTCATGTCGTCGTACGGCGCGATCGTCGCCACCGAGCTCGCCCCCGGCGAGACCCTGACCCTGGACACCGGGCACGTCGTCGCGTTCGACGAGACCGTGCAGTACGCGGTGCGCAAGGCCGGGAGCTGGAAGTCCACCCTGCTCGGCGGGGAGGGCCTGGTCACCGACTTCCAGGGACCCGGGCGGGTGTGGCTCCAGACGCGCTCGACGGCCGACCTCGTCGGGTGGATCCGCCGGGTCAACCCCCAGAGCTCCGGCTCGTAG
- a CDS encoding lysoplasmalogenase, translating into MTDVVHTRPALRGRSTRLAAAVFLLLTAVHLVAQLAGSGPLADRTQWFLMPALAAVLWCATAAPRPRLVRLVLVALAFSWVGDTLPDLFDGDAAFLAMVGGFLVAQVVYAVAFWPHRRDSVLRRPAVLAVYVLAAVVLVGLCLPGAGVLGVAVVVYALCLGTMAVLSTGVHRLAAIGGAVFLASDAMIALGAFTDWFAPPLDGFWVMLTYLAGQTLLVAGVLARR; encoded by the coding sequence GTGACCGACGTCGTCCACACCCGCCCGGCGCTGCGCGGACGTTCCACCCGCCTCGCCGCCGCCGTGTTCCTGCTGCTCACGGCCGTCCACCTCGTCGCCCAGCTCGCGGGCTCAGGCCCGCTCGCCGACCGCACCCAGTGGTTCCTCATGCCGGCGCTCGCCGCCGTCCTGTGGTGCGCCACGGCCGCGCCCCGCCCGCGACTGGTCCGCCTCGTGCTGGTCGCGCTCGCCTTCTCCTGGGTGGGGGACACCCTGCCGGACCTGTTCGACGGCGACGCCGCGTTCCTCGCGATGGTCGGCGGGTTCCTCGTGGCGCAGGTCGTGTACGCGGTCGCGTTCTGGCCGCACCGCCGCGACTCCGTGCTGCGGCGCCCCGCCGTCCTGGCGGTCTACGTCCTCGCCGCCGTCGTCCTGGTGGGGCTCTGCCTGCCCGGCGCCGGGGTGCTCGGCGTCGCCGTCGTCGTGTACGCGCTGTGCCTGGGCACGATGGCGGTCCTCTCCACCGGCGTGCACCGCCTCGCCGCGATCGGCGGCGCGGTCTTCCTGGCCTCCGACGCGATGATCGCGCTCGGCGCGTTCACCGACTGGTTCGCGCCGCCGCTGGACGGGTTCTGGGTGATGCTCACCTACCTCGCCGGGCAGACGCTGCTGGTGGCGGGGGTGCTGGCCCGCCGCTAG
- a CDS encoding GNAT family N-acetyltransferase, with product MPSPDLTATTETLAPIAQRADAPATLPEITAGGLTWRPATKADAPALLDLRNTIAEADAEPYREVIEEITELFDAPWRRFDTDSLLGHDADGTLVAYAQVESMPGDTRTVRVVLFGGVHPARRGEGIGRELFAWQLARGRQVLAESGKELPARLAVYAEDDGPVAKARIVERAGFTPRRFYSELRRDLRHLDADPLPDIAPDGLRVVPFSADLDEATRLAHNDAFRDHWGSEPQTPEQWTHGRTGFAPQWSVVVVDPDPDVDALLADPDTDAATADALRAGQPLVVAYALNERFDEDFAVRGYTFGYTAILGTRRAYRGRRGAPAALVAGMHAMRADGMEFACLDVDTENPTGAQGIYAGLGYAKTHGSRMLSIEL from the coding sequence ATGCCGAGCCCCGACCTCACCGCGACGACCGAGACGCTCGCGCCCATCGCGCAGCGCGCCGACGCCCCCGCGACCCTGCCGGAGATCACCGCCGGTGGCCTCACCTGGCGGCCCGCCACGAAGGCGGACGCCCCCGCCCTGCTGGACCTGCGCAACACCATCGCCGAGGCCGACGCCGAGCCCTACCGGGAGGTGATCGAGGAGATCACCGAGCTGTTCGACGCGCCCTGGCGCCGCTTCGACACCGACTCCCTGCTCGGCCACGACGCCGACGGCACGCTGGTCGCGTACGCGCAGGTCGAGTCGATGCCGGGCGACACCCGCACCGTGCGGGTCGTGTTGTTCGGCGGCGTCCACCCCGCCCGCCGCGGCGAGGGCATCGGGCGCGAGCTGTTCGCCTGGCAGCTTGCCCGCGGCCGGCAGGTGCTCGCGGAGTCCGGCAAGGAGCTGCCCGCCCGCCTCGCGGTGTACGCCGAGGACGACGGCCCCGTCGCGAAGGCCCGCATCGTCGAGCGTGCCGGGTTCACGCCCCGGCGCTTCTACTCCGAGCTGCGCCGCGACCTGCGTCACCTCGACGCCGACCCGCTGCCCGACATCGCGCCCGACGGCCTGCGGGTCGTCCCGTTCTCCGCCGACCTCGACGAGGCGACCCGCCTCGCGCACAACGACGCGTTCCGCGACCACTGGGGCAGCGAGCCCCAGACCCCGGAGCAGTGGACCCACGGTCGCACCGGGTTCGCCCCGCAGTGGAGCGTCGTGGTGGTCGACCCCGACCCGGACGTCGACGCCCTCCTCGCCGACCCCGACACCGACGCCGCCACCGCCGACGCGCTGCGCGCCGGGCAGCCGCTCGTCGTCGCGTACGCCCTCAACGAGCGGTTCGACGAGGACTTCGCGGTGCGCGGCTACACGTTCGGGTACACCGCGATCCTCGGCACGCGCCGCGCCTACCGCGGCCGCCGCGGGGCCCCGGCCGCGCTCGTCGCGGGGATGCACGCCATGCGGGCCGACGGCATGGAGTTCGCCTGCCTCGACGTCGACACGGAGAACCCCACCGGAGCCCAGGGCATCTACGCCGGCCTCGGGTACGCCAAGACCCACGGATCGCGGATGCTGAGCATCGAGCTCTGA